The genomic interval ATCAGCATGGACGAGCCCGGCGTTTCCAGGCTCTATTCGATGAAGATGACCTGAGGCGGCCAGCCATGGCGGAAGACGGCTACATCCAGGTTTACACGGGTAACGGCAAAGGCAAGACGACGGCTGCCCTCGGCCTGGCCCTGCGTGCCGCCGGCCGGGGGATGAAGACCTACATGGCGCAGTTTTTAAAGAAGGGGGACTACGGTGAGCTGGTGGCGGCCAAGCGGTTTTTGCCGGAGCTGCTCGTCATCGAGCAGTTCGGATTGCCCGATTTCCACCACCGCGAGAGCGGCGTCAGCGAAGCGGAAAGGGAGGCGGGCGCGGCCGGCTTGGTCGCGGCCAAAAAAGCCATGATAAGCGGCATTTACCGCATCGTGGTCCTGGATGAAATCAACACCCTGCTCCATTTTGAGATCCTCCCGCTAGAGCCGATCCTGCAGCTTCTGGCCGCAAGACCGCCCGGACTGGAATTGATCCTCACCGGCCGCTACGCGCCGGAGGAAATCCTGGCGGCCGCCGACCTGATCACCGAGATGCAGGAAACCCGCCATTATTACCAGAAAAACGTCCCGGCCCGCAACGGGATTGAAAAGTAGATTTTTCCCATGGCTATTGACTTTTTGTTTCAATAGGCATATACATTTTCCATTGATGACGAAATTCTTAGAGAGGAGGAACTAGCAATGAAAAAATTGTTGTTCGTGGGGTTGATTTTCAGTTTTTTACTCACCATCCCGGCTGCCGAAAAAGTAAGCCGCCTGGGGCAGCATCCTTTTTATAGAGACAAGGATATCCAGCCCACTGACTTAAAAAAGATCGCGGTTGACAAAGCGGGTGATGTCAAGATGGGGTTCGAGGAAGCCGGCAACGGCGAGCTGGTCTTCGCTTTCCTGGAACAGATCCAGAAAGCCGATGTTCAGACGACCAACTTGAATCCCGGCGACACCCTGGAGTGGATGTTCTTCAAGGAAGGCCGGAAGGTCAAGGTAAAGAAAGACGTGGTCTACGAAGGCAAAAAACCGGTTCCCGCCTACACCTTCGTCATTTCCCGCGAAGGAAAGGTCTATGAATTTATCGTGCCCAAGATTTGCGGAAACATCTCGCTGAAAAATACTCGTGAAGCTCCAGTCTGCTCCCTCAACGTAACGCCGAGCGAAACCGAGGCGGGCAAGCCGGTGAAAATCGACATGTGCGCCTCGCAGAACGTCCTGAAATCCGTTGTCGAAGTCAAGGACGCCGCCGGCACCGTGGTCAAGACCATCGAGCTCACCGCCGACAACTGCTCGGCCGATCTGGTCCTTGACCAGGTTGGCGAATACTCGGTAGTGGCGGTCGGTGAAGGACAGTATGGCGTAAAATCGGCCCCTTGCGACGTGATGCTCAAGGTCACCGAAGCCATGCCGTTGGTTGCGCCCATCGCGGTCGTCACCGAGACCCGCGCCGGAGCCGGCAAATATGGCACCACCAAGCCCCTGGCCTTTCTGATCGAGGGCGGCCCCGGGTTGTTGAAGGGAACCTACACCGGCATGTTCTGGGCCCGGATCGGCTTGCAGGTCAATCTGGTCCAGGACACCCTGGACGCGGTCTTCTCCGTCGGCGGCGGCATCCCGGTCAAAGGCGATCCGTGGAAGTCCTTTTTCATGGGCAACGCCCTGCTGAACCTGCACGCGGGTCCGGCTTATGTGGCCGGCGGCCTGGGCTACAGCAGCAAGGAGCGGGAAGGGCGTTTGGACGGCATCGACCTGGTCGGCGAGCTGGGGATCAACCTGTTCCGCTCGAACGACTCGATCGGCTCGCTGCTCGGCGAACTGCGCGCGCCGGTGTTTACCACCGACCGTGATTTCGAGCACCACCACAAGCTGCTGCTGGGCTTCCGCTTTATCTTTTAATCGCCGCTAGCGGTTGCTCCGCAAGCACTGGCTTTATCGGGGCCAAGGCCAAAAGCCTTGGCCCCTTTTTATTTGAAGGCAATTTTTCCCCCAACGGCCTCCCGACGGCCGAACTTGACAATGCTTTTTTCTCTCGCCTATAATGTGTTCAAGGAGAGACTATCATGCTTAAAAAAATGTTCTTTTTGGGCTGGCTGCTTCTTCCGCTTCTGCTTTCGGCCCAGAGCCAGGACATCAATCTTGGCGGGATCGATTTCCCCAAGGCCTACATCCATGCCGGTACGGATTTTCAAAAGGGGATATATGGGGTGGTGCTGACAATGAAAGATACCGTCCCGTTTTTCAATATCTATGATTCCAAAGAGGGTCTGTTGTTCGAGGAGATGGCCATCGTCAAGGGAGACTACCGGGGCGGGAAAAAATCCGCTTTCCGCATGCAAAAAGGATTTGTAAGGGGTGAGGAGTATTTCCGCATCAAGGTCATGCGCCCCGGGCAAATCCTGATGGCTTATTTCCTGGTCAAAAAATAAACCCGGCCCCGGCCGGATTCCCCTTTTTTCGAGGGCTCAATCGTCGTCGCTCTCTGCCTCGGTCTTGAAATAGTTGTAGATTTTCTGGTGTTCCTCGTCGTTGCAGAATTCCAGTGGTTCCGTGCCCGGCAGGAAGGCTTCGCTGAAAGGGTACAGGCAATCGGGGGTCAGCAGTTTGCCGGTGTACTTGTCGATGTTAATCATGAAGACGCCGGAAGGGACTTGGAATTTGCCGGTTTCCGGGTACTTGACTAAATACTTCTCCATGAAAGCGACGAATACGGGCGCCGCCGCCAGTGAGCCGGTTTCTTGCCTGCCCAGGCTTTTTTTCTGATCGAAGCCCACCCAGACGCCGACGGTCAGGGTGGGCGAAAAGCCGATGAACCAGGCGTCGGTGGAGTCGTTGGAGGTTCCGGTTTTGCCGCCGATGGGCGCCGGCAGATGGCGCGCCCGCCAGCCGGTTCCCGACTTGACCACGCCCTGCAGCAGGTAGTTCATGACGAAAGCGGTCTCCTTTTCAATGACCTGTTTGCGGTCGGGTGAGTTTTCCTCGATGATGTTGTTGTTCAGATCGCTGATGCTGCGGATGAAATAGGAATTGACCCTGACGCCGTAGTTGGGAAAAACCGTGAACGCCTCGACCATCTCCTTGAGCGAGACTTCGAAAGCGCCCAGTGCCAGGGACATGTAGGGCTTGAGGTCGGAGCTGATGCCGAATTTCTTGGCATATTCCACGCCCACGGCCGGGGTGATCGCCTGGAGGATGCGCGCCGTGATCACGTTGCGCGACTGCTCCAAGCCGCGGCGCATGGTCAGCGGGCCCCGGTAATCCTCCGTGTGGTTCTTCGGCTCCCACAATTCCCCCGTCCATTCGTCCAGGTAGGAAAAGGGTTCGTCCTGGATGATGGTGGCCGGTGAGAAACCGTGCTCCAGCGCCGCCGTGTAGATGATCGGCTTGAAGGTAGAGCCGGTCTGGCGCAGGGCTTGAATGGCGCGGTTGAACTTGCTTTTCTGGAAAGCGTAACCGCCGACCATGGCCTTGATCTCGCCGCTCTTGTTGTCAACCACCAGGATGGCGCCGTCGACCTCCGGCTCCTGCTCCAGGCCCAGTTCCAGTCTTTTTTTCCCCGCGTCCACGACCAATATTTTGAACAGGGCGACATCGCCGGATTTAAAGAGGTGTTGGATGCTTTTTCTCGTCCATTGGGCGGAGGCGGCCGCCATTTCACCCCGGTAGGCGCCGATGCGCACCGTCAGCTTGGCCTTGCCGATTTCCATGATCACGCCCTCGACGATCTGGTTGGGCTCGAACCTCAGGTTTTCCCAGGCCGGCAGCTGGTACTTATCGGCATCCAGCTTGCTTTCGACCAGGTTGAACAATTTGGGTCGGCTGCGCCAGCCGCGGCGCTTGTCCAGGGCCCGCAGCCCTTCCCTGAGGGCGTCTTCGGCCCAGCGCTGCGTTTCTCCGTTCAGGGTGGTGAAGACCTTGAGTCCGCCCTTGTACAGCAGGTTGTCGCCGTACTTGCTTTCCAGGTACTTGCGCGTGTCTTCGGTGAAATAATCGGCCAGGGATTCGCTGCCGGCGTCGAAGGGCTTTTCAGGCAGCGTGACGGCCAGTGCCTGCCGGTATTCTTCCTGGCTGATGGCATTCATCAGCAGCATCTTGAGCAGCAGGTAGTTGCGCCGCTTGAGCGTGTTTTCCGGCCGCCTGAAAATCGCGTACAGCCCGTTGGGGTTGGGGATGATGCAAGCGATCAGGGCCGCTTCGGCCAGATTGATGTCCTTGATGGATTTACCGAAATAATAGCGTGCGGCCGCCCCGACGCCGTAAATGCTGCCGCCCAGAAAAATCTTGTTGCAATAAAAGGTCAATATCTGGTCCTTGGTGTATTTTTTTTCGATCTGGATGGCCAGCAGCATCTCTTTCAGTTTGCGGCTTACGGTGGGTTCCGGAGTCAGGAAAAGGCCCCGGGCCAGCTGCTGGGTGATGGAGCTGCCGCCGCCCTGTTTCTTGCGCAGCAGCAAGCCGCTGACGGCGCGGACAAGGCCGCGAAAATTGATCCCCCAATGGGTGTAAAACTGGTTGTCTTCGGCGCAGACGAGGGCTTTTTTTAGTACATCCGGGATATCCGAGCTCTTGACGATCACCCGTTTTTCGATGGCGAAATCCTTGATGGCCGCGTTCTGGTCGTCATAGACCGTGGTCATGACCACGGGCTTGATGTCTTCCAGGTTTTTTATCTGCGGGAAACCCTTCTGATAGACGAGGATCAATCCCAGCAGAATTCCCAGCAGCGAGGTGAGCAGGAAGCTGCTGGCAATGAGGATCGTCCGCAGATGCTTCAAAAAAAATTGTTTCATGGAGATTCCAAGTATATCATATTCTCGGCCGCAAAAAAACATCGACCCGGCCCGCTGCGGTTGATTTTTGCGGCCGATTTGCCTATACTGGGCGCCAGGTGAAGACATGATCAAGGGCATCGGCGTGGATATGGTCGAGATCGGCCGGGTGCGGAAATTGCTGGAGCAGGACAACGGCTTTGTCGAAAGGATGTTTACGGTCCGGGAAATCGCTTATTGCGAAAGCAAGTATTTCAAGGCCCAGCATTACGCGGCGCGCTTCACCGCCAAAGAAGCATTTTTCAAAGCCCTGGGCACCGGCTTTCGTGACGGCATGAGCTGGCAGGACGTGGAGGTGGAAAACGACGAACTCGGCAAGCCGCAGCTCCGGCTAATCGCCGCGGCGTTGAAAAAATTTAAAAGCAAAAAATTGCGGCGCGTGCTGCTGTCATTGTCCCACACCAGGGAGATGGCCGTCGCCCTGGTCGTTATCGAGTAATTTTCCCCTCTTTTTTGTTTCGTCCCGGGCGGAGGGGGTTTACTTCAGCTTGATCAGGTCGGAGGTGACCATCCCGTAGATGATGCGCGCCGTGTCGAAGATGTTGACCGCGCACTCCTTGGAAATTTGGTTGATGCTTTTCTTGCCGTCGATCTTGGCGATGATCACCCATTCCATGGTGGAAAGGGAAATCTTGCGGCGTTCCTGGCGGTCGATGTCGTTGAATTCGGGAATGGCGTCGATGGAGCCGATTTTCTTGCGCAGCAGCTTCCATTCGTCGATGCGCCGCGCCGATTCCATCAGCAGCGAGGTGATCGGACGCTGAATGCTGGTCGGGGTGTCGACCGACCCTTCTTCAAAGACGAATTCGCCCTCGTCCCAGGAAATGAGGGTGAAGATGGCGTCCTCGCCCTTGAACGAATCGGCCTCGGCATGGACGATCTCGCCTTTTTTCAGGTAGATCATCCCCTGCTGCCCGCTGGTGCGGGTGAGGATGAAACGGCCGGTCTGGTTGGAATTGGAAACCAGCTGGATGATATCCGCCAAATTAATCGAAGATAAGGATCCTTTTAAACTCATTTGTCTCACTCACGGAAAGCATAATAGTATAGGTTTTTTTGTCAATTGTCAATCGTTTTCGCGAATTCGCCATAAAAATTGATTGTTTGGATTTCAGTTTACTCAGGGGGGAATATTTCCTATAATGACGGCATGGATGCCAAGAAGCGGATCGAAGAACTTGCCGCCCAACTGCTCAAGCAGCAATATTTGTACTACGTTCAGGCCCGCCCGGAGATCAGCGACGAGGCATACGATCGCATGTTCGACGAGCTGCTGCGCCTGGAAAAGAAATTCCCCCAGTATGCCGGCGCCAATTCGCCCACGCGTCGGATTGGCTCCGACCTGGACAACGCCTTTCCCGAGAAAGCGCACGCGGCACCGGTCCTCAGCCTGGACAAGCTGTACCAGCCGGAGGAGCTCGAGCTGTGGCTGCTGAAAACCGCGGCCGCCGCCGGCGGCGGGGCAAGTTTCACCGTCGAGGAGAAAAT from Candidatus Aminicenantes bacterium carries:
- a CDS encoding holo-ACP synthase, with amino-acid sequence MIKGIGVDMVEIGRVRKLLEQDNGFVERMFTVREIAYCESKYFKAQHYAARFTAKEAFFKALGTGFRDGMSWQDVEVENDELGKPQLRLIAAALKKFKSKKLRRVLLSLSHTREMAVALVVIE
- a CDS encoding PBP1A family penicillin-binding protein translates to MKQFFLKHLRTILIASSFLLTSLLGILLGLILVYQKGFPQIKNLEDIKPVVMTTVYDDQNAAIKDFAIEKRVIVKSSDIPDVLKKALVCAEDNQFYTHWGINFRGLVRAVSGLLLRKKQGGGSSITQQLARGLFLTPEPTVSRKLKEMLLAIQIEKKYTKDQILTFYCNKIFLGGSIYGVGAAARYYFGKSIKDINLAEAALIACIIPNPNGLYAIFRRPENTLKRRNYLLLKMLLMNAISQEEYRQALAVTLPEKPFDAGSESLADYFTEDTRKYLESKYGDNLLYKGGLKVFTTLNGETQRWAEDALREGLRALDKRRGWRSRPKLFNLVESKLDADKYQLPAWENLRFEPNQIVEGVIMEIGKAKLTVRIGAYRGEMAAASAQWTRKSIQHLFKSGDVALFKILVVDAGKKRLELGLEQEPEVDGAILVVDNKSGEIKAMVGGYAFQKSKFNRAIQALRQTGSTFKPIIYTAALEHGFSPATIIQDEPFSYLDEWTGELWEPKNHTEDYRGPLTMRRGLEQSRNVITARILQAITPAVGVEYAKKFGISSDLKPYMSLALGAFEVSLKEMVEAFTVFPNYGVRVNSYFIRSISDLNNNIIEENSPDRKQVIEKETAFVMNYLLQGVVKSGTGWRARHLPAPIGGKTGTSNDSTDAWFIGFSPTLTVGVWVGFDQKKSLGRQETGSLAAAPVFVAFMEKYLVKYPETGKFQVPSGVFMINIDKYTGKLLTPDCLYPFSEAFLPGTEPLEFCNDEEHQKIYNYFKTEAESDDD
- a CDS encoding cob(I)yrinic acid a,c-diamide adenosyltransferase, with product MAEDGYIQVYTGNGKGKTTAALGLALRAAGRGMKTYMAQFLKKGDYGELVAAKRFLPELLVIEQFGLPDFHHRESGVSEAEREAGAAGLVAAKKAMISGIYRIVVLDEINTLLHFEILPLEPILQLLAARPPGLELILTGRYAPEEILAAADLITEMQETRHYYQKNVPARNGIEK
- a CDS encoding DUF4388 domain-containing protein; its protein translation is MSLKGSLSSINLADIIQLVSNSNQTGRFILTRTSGQQGMIYLKKGEIVHAEADSFKGEDAIFTLISWDEGEFVFEEGSVDTPTSIQRPITSLLMESARRIDEWKLLRKKIGSIDAIPEFNDIDRQERRKISLSTMEWVIIAKIDGKKSINQISKECAVNIFDTARIIYGMVTSDLIKLK